One Hemibagrus wyckioides isolate EC202008001 linkage group LG07, SWU_Hwy_1.0, whole genome shotgun sequence DNA segment encodes these proteins:
- the cacybp gene encoding calcyclin-binding protein: protein MDLSEQITGLESDLKEVTRLLEMCERKRVQDVLLQEKKNIEKEMVQKQQQREQQAKRDAGDKAEATVKGYTVKINNYGWDQSEKFVKVYITLKGVHKIPADNVKVSFTDRSFNVLVEGLEGKNYQMTVNNLLCPIVVEESSRKVKTDMVLVMCKKKTAKKWECFTQVEKQSKEKDKPSCDENSDPGEGLMNMLKKIYSEGDDEMKRTINKAWAESQEKKARGDDFDF, encoded by the exons ATGGACCTTAGCGAACAG ATCACAGGACTTGAGAGTGACTTAAAAGAAGTGACACGGCTCCTGGAGATGTGTGAAAGGAAGCGGGTGCAGGATGTCCTTTTACAGGAGAAGAAAAATATCGAGAAAGAAATGGTTCAGAAACAGCAACAAAGAGAACAGCAAGCAAAAAGAGATGCAGGAGACAAAGCAGAAGCAACAGTAAAAGGATACACAGTCAAAATAAACAATTATG GTTGGGACCAGTCTGAAAAATTTGTAAAAGTATACATCACGTTAAAAGGAGTGCACAAAATCCCTGCTGACAATGTTAAGGTCAGCTTTACAGACAG ATCTTTCAATGTGCTGGTTGAAGGTTTGGAGGGAAAAAACTATCAAATGACTGTCAACAACCTCTTGTGCCCCATTGTAGTAGAGGAGAGCAGTAGAAAG GTGAAAACAGACATGGTACTCGTCATGTGCAAAAAGAAGACAGCAAAGAAATGGGAGTGTTTTACACAGGTGGAGAAACAGTCTaaggagaaaga CAAACCCAGCTGTGATGAGAATTCAGATCCTGGAGAGGGGCTAATGAATATGCTGAAGAAGATCTACTCAGAGGGTGATGATGAAATGAAACGCACTATCAACAAGGCCTGGGCAGAGTCACAGGAGAAGAAAGCCAGAGGAGATGATTTTGACTTCTGA
- the mrps14 gene encoding 28S ribosomal protein S14, mitochondrial: MSACRMLRSGLGFLQSSFQITKQACRSSLGIVEQVRGYYVDWRMLRDVKRRQMAYEYADTRLRINAIRKNTLLPKELQEVADKEITALPRDSCPVRIRNRCVITSRPRGVKRRWRLSRIVFRHLADHNQMSGIQRAMW, from the exons ATGTCCGCTTGCAGAATGCTACGGTCAGGATTGGGGTTCCTTCAATCATCATTTCAGATAACTAAACAG GCATGTAGAAGTTCACTTGGGATTGTGGAGCAGGTCCGAGGTTATTACGTTGACTGGAGAATGCTGCGAGATGTGAAAAGAAGACAGATGGCGTACGAGTATGCAGACACAAGACTGCGAATCAATGCCATCAGAAAGAACACACTCTTACCTAAAGAGTTACAG GAGGTAGCTGATAAAGAAATTACCGCATTACCCCGAGACAGCTGCCCGGTGCGTATCCGCAACAGATGTGTGATCACATCACGACCCCGTGGAGTGAAACGCAGGTGGCGTCTGAGCCGCATCGTCTTCAGACATCTAGCAGACCACAATCAGATGTCAGGCATACAGAGAGCGATGTGGTGA